From a single Streptomyces sp. NBC_01264 genomic region:
- a CDS encoding peptidoglycan-binding protein → MAQDMGTTVDVAQPGLPGLPGLPGLPESEIPETTPDPAPEAAPEPTSGTSGRRRWLAAVAVGAVIATLGGLGAALLVKSPAQVAADAAAPRPDVLTATVEHRVLTSSVITRGQVVAGQTVEVVPQVTAGVGAARPVITKLRVRPGDTVKAGQVLMEVSGRPVFVLEGSLPVYRDLTPGATGDDIAQVQKALKALGHSSAPDAAGSFGAGTKGALNSFYKAVGYSPVPANGTEGDPVAEARSQVTAAQRALEDARSAQAQASRPGAKPSAKPGEEAAATSGGDGGKAVRRAQEDLAEAKKKLAAAEAAAGPKLPAAEVVFLQSFPARVDSVVAKVGAEATGTAMTLSAGTLVVQAYVPEYQKDLIQAGRAAEIYSEVTGLSAKGQVTLVSDKRSEAGSPAGQPKPGADAPAPGGQGATGWLVEITPGAPLKPELTGQDVRVTVTAASTDGKSLVVPITAISSGADGRTTVTVLDGSGERRRVEIRTGTAGDGFVAVVPVADGSLAGGDRVVTGVAREKASP, encoded by the coding sequence ATGGCGCAGGACATGGGCACGACGGTCGACGTGGCTCAGCCGGGCCTTCCGGGCCTTCCGGGCCTTCCGGGCCTTCCGGAGTCCGAAATACCCGAAACGACACCCGACCCGGCACCCGAAGCAGCACCCGAGCCGACCAGCGGTACGTCCGGCCGTCGCCGGTGGCTGGCGGCCGTGGCCGTGGGGGCCGTGATCGCCACGCTCGGCGGTCTGGGGGCGGCCCTGCTGGTGAAGTCGCCCGCGCAGGTCGCCGCGGACGCCGCCGCGCCCCGGCCCGACGTGCTGACCGCGACGGTGGAGCACCGGGTGCTCACGTCCTCCGTCATCACCCGGGGCCAGGTCGTCGCGGGCCAGACGGTCGAGGTGGTCCCCCAGGTGACCGCCGGGGTGGGTGCCGCGCGTCCGGTGATCACCAAGCTGCGGGTGCGGCCCGGGGACACGGTGAAGGCCGGGCAGGTCCTGATGGAGGTCTCCGGGCGGCCCGTGTTCGTCCTGGAGGGCAGCCTGCCCGTCTACCGCGACCTGACCCCGGGCGCCACGGGCGACGACATCGCCCAGGTGCAGAAGGCGTTGAAGGCACTGGGTCACTCCTCGGCGCCCGACGCCGCGGGCAGCTTCGGCGCCGGCACGAAGGGCGCGCTCAACTCCTTCTACAAGGCGGTGGGTTACAGCCCCGTACCCGCGAACGGCACGGAGGGCGACCCGGTCGCGGAGGCCCGGAGCCAGGTCACGGCCGCCCAGCGGGCGCTGGAGGACGCCCGGAGCGCGCAGGCGCAGGCGTCCAGGCCGGGTGCCAAGCCGAGCGCCAAACCGGGCGAGGAGGCGGCGGCCACCTCCGGCGGCGACGGCGGGAAGGCCGTGCGCAGGGCGCAGGAGGACCTGGCCGAGGCGAAGAAGAAGCTCGCCGCCGCCGAGGCGGCCGCCGGGCCGAAACTGCCCGCGGCCGAGGTGGTGTTCCTGCAGAGCTTCCCGGCCCGGGTGGACTCGGTGGTCGCGAAGGTGGGCGCCGAGGCGACCGGTACCGCCATGACGCTCTCCGCCGGCACGCTGGTGGTGCAGGCGTACGTCCCCGAGTACCAGAAGGACCTCATCCAGGCGGGACGCGCGGCCGAGATCTACTCCGAGGTGACCGGCCTGTCCGCGAAGGGCCAGGTCACGCTCGTCTCCGACAAGCGTTCCGAGGCCGGCTCCCCGGCCGGACAGCCGAAGCCGGGCGCGGACGCGCCCGCCCCGGGCGGCCAGGGAGCGACCGGGTGGCTCGTGGAGATCACCCCCGGTGCGCCGCTGAAGCCGGAACTGACCGGCCAGGACGTACGCGTCACCGTCACCGCGGCGTCCACGGACGGCAAGTCCCTCGTCGTACCGATCACCGCGATCAGCTCCGGGGCCGACGGCCGGACCACCGTGACCGTGCTCGACGGGAGCGGGGAGCGGCGCCGGGTGGAGATACGGACGGGCACGGCCGGGGACGGTTTCGTGGCCGTCGTCCCCGTGGCGGACGGCTCGCTGGCGGGCGGCGACCGGGTGGTCACCGGGGTCGCGCGCGAGAAGGCTTCCCCGTGA
- a CDS encoding ABC transporter ATP-binding protein has protein sequence MNVDVDVDVTAIVDANVASEPVIEFRGIGLTYPGPPPVAALKACDLTVGRGEFVAVVGPSGSGKSTFLNIVGLLDAPTGGTYLLDGIDTGTLRDADRTALRGLRIGFVFQSFHLLPQRSALENVMLALVYDGTPRRERRARARHALEQVGLGHRLDSLPTRLSGGERQRVAIARALVTRPSLLLCDEPTGNLDTANADSVLALLERLHAEGMTVLVITHDPLVAARAKRTVTIRDGVLSVSDPAAAASAPAASEVAR, from the coding sequence GTGAATGTGGACGTGGACGTGGACGTGACCGCGATCGTGGACGCGAACGTGGCCTCCGAGCCGGTCATCGAGTTCCGCGGGATCGGGCTGACCTATCCCGGTCCGCCTCCCGTGGCCGCACTCAAGGCCTGCGACCTGACCGTTGGGCGGGGCGAGTTCGTCGCCGTCGTCGGCCCGTCGGGTTCGGGGAAGTCCACGTTCCTCAACATCGTCGGACTGTTGGACGCGCCCACCGGGGGAACGTACCTCCTGGACGGCATCGACACCGGCACGCTCCGCGACGCCGACCGCACCGCCCTGCGCGGACTGCGCATCGGCTTCGTGTTCCAGTCCTTCCACCTGCTGCCCCAGCGCAGCGCGTTGGAGAACGTCATGCTCGCCCTCGTCTACGACGGCACCCCGCGCCGGGAGCGGCGCGCCCGTGCCCGTCACGCGCTGGAGCAGGTGGGCCTCGGCCATCGCCTCGACTCGCTGCCCACGCGGCTGTCCGGCGGGGAACGCCAGCGGGTGGCCATCGCCCGCGCGCTGGTGACCCGGCCCTCCCTGCTGCTGTGCGACGAACCGACCGGCAACCTCGACACGGCGAACGCCGATTCCGTACTGGCCCTGCTGGAGCGGCTGCACGCGGAGGGCATGACGGTCCTGGTGATCACCCACGATCCCCTCGTCGCCGCCCGCGCCAAGCGCACGGTGACGATCCGGGACGGGGTGCTGAGCGTCTCGGACCCGGCCGCGGCCGCTTCGGCCCCGGCCGCGTCGGAGGTGGCCCGGTGA
- a CDS encoding ABC transporter permease, translating into MRPVRRTRRARRDGRIRPSVFGWRDVLSESLAGMLQRPGRSALTGLGTVLGVGTFVAILGLTTTTSSQIDTRFNALSATEVNVEDIAHEQDEFAGPAFPKDADARIEHLNGVEHAGVFWPVRLTAEEAVRSSAVVGDRLAQGSTDVVAASPGVLAAAGARLAEGRLYDAYASEHEAPVAVIGTGVADRLGITTLETNPAIFIGGRPFTVVGIIADTDRKADLLLSVVVPHTTAERIWGAPDSGGAKMLITTRIGAAAQIGHEAPTALRPDHPEYFKSVPPPDPKMLRGQVGDDLNRLFLLLAAICLVIGAVGIANTTLVAVLERTGEIGLRRALGARGRHITVQFLAESGALGALGGLVGTSLGVLTVVTVAVFRDWTPVVHPATAAAAPVIGLLTGLVAGLYPAWRAARVQPAEALRR; encoded by the coding sequence GTGAGGCCGGTGCGGCGTACCCGGCGCGCGCGGCGGGACGGTCGCATCCGTCCCTCCGTGTTCGGGTGGCGCGACGTGCTCTCCGAGTCCCTCGCCGGAATGCTCCAGCGGCCCGGCCGCTCGGCGTTGACCGGCCTCGGTACGGTGCTCGGCGTGGGCACGTTCGTGGCGATCCTCGGGCTGACCACCACCACCTCCTCCCAGATCGACACCCGGTTCAACGCCCTCAGCGCGACCGAGGTGAACGTCGAGGACATCGCCCACGAGCAGGACGAGTTCGCCGGCCCCGCCTTCCCGAAGGACGCCGACGCGCGGATCGAGCACCTCAACGGGGTGGAACACGCAGGGGTGTTCTGGCCGGTGAGGCTGACGGCGGAGGAGGCCGTACGGTCCTCCGCGGTGGTCGGGGACCGCCTCGCCCAGGGCAGTACCGACGTCGTGGCCGCCTCGCCCGGGGTGCTCGCCGCGGCGGGTGCGCGCCTGGCCGAGGGAAGGCTCTACGACGCCTACGCCTCGGAACACGAGGCCCCGGTGGCCGTCATCGGCACGGGGGTCGCCGACCGGCTCGGCATCACCACCCTGGAGACCAACCCGGCGATCTTCATCGGCGGCCGGCCCTTCACCGTGGTCGGCATCATCGCCGACACGGACCGCAAGGCCGACCTCCTGCTGTCGGTCGTCGTACCCCACACCACCGCGGAACGGATCTGGGGCGCGCCCGACTCCGGCGGGGCGAAGATGCTGATCACGACCAGGATCGGCGCGGCCGCGCAGATCGGCCACGAGGCCCCTACGGCGCTGCGCCCCGACCATCCCGAGTACTTCAAGTCCGTGCCGCCGCCGGACCCCAAGATGCTGCGGGGCCAGGTCGGCGACGACCTGAACCGGCTGTTCCTGCTGCTGGCGGCGATCTGCCTGGTGATCGGCGCCGTCGGCATCGCCAACACCACCCTGGTCGCCGTCCTGGAGCGCACGGGGGAGATCGGTCTGCGCCGGGCCCTGGGCGCACGCGGGCGCCACATCACCGTGCAGTTCCTCGCGGAGTCCGGTGCGCTCGGCGCGCTGGGCGGCCTCGTGGGGACCTCCCTGGGCGTCCTGACCGTGGTCACGGTCGCCGTGTTCCGCGACTGGACCCCGGTGGTCCACCCGGCCACGGCGGCAGCGGCGCCGGTCATCGGACTGCTGACGGGCCTCGTCGCGGGTCTCTACCCCGCATGGCGCGCCGCGCGCGTCCAGCCGGCGGAGGCCCTGCGCCGCTGA
- a CDS encoding GntR family transcriptional regulator, with translation MPVEPEFRPVVPDGAQPPYVLAKRALAHAIAAGALAPEQRLPSERYLCEQLGISRSTLRRTLKELGEEGLVESSERRGWRVKRVGFSHSPDATALVGFADLNRSLGRAVTARVLSARTRPAASEEAERFQVATRAELFELRRVRFLDGLPVCVSHDLVPLAVAPAVAGADFTTASLFGLLAAAGHVPVGARYTARAALADTEQRRLLDLSGPSPVLNTRRLSLDSAGLPCADSRETYRADRYEVRLTLG, from the coding sequence ATGCCCGTAGAGCCCGAGTTCCGTCCCGTCGTGCCCGATGGCGCGCAGCCGCCGTACGTCCTGGCCAAGCGGGCCCTGGCGCACGCCATCGCGGCCGGCGCCCTCGCCCCGGAGCAGCGGCTGCCCTCCGAGCGGTACCTGTGCGAGCAGCTCGGCATCAGCCGCTCCACCCTGCGCCGCACCCTCAAGGAGCTCGGCGAGGAGGGGCTGGTCGAATCCTCCGAGCGGCGCGGCTGGCGCGTGAAGCGGGTGGGCTTCAGTCACTCCCCGGACGCCACGGCCCTGGTCGGCTTCGCCGACCTGAACCGGAGCCTGGGGCGGGCGGTGACCGCCCGGGTCCTGAGCGCCCGTACCCGCCCGGCCGCCTCGGAGGAGGCCGAGCGGTTCCAGGTCGCCACCAGGGCCGAGCTGTTCGAGCTGCGCCGCGTGCGCTTCCTGGACGGCCTGCCGGTGTGCGTCTCGCACGACCTCGTCCCGCTCGCCGTGGCCCCGGCCGTCGCCGGGGCGGACTTCACCACCGCGTCGCTCTTCGGCCTGCTCGCCGCCGCAGGTCACGTACCCGTCGGTGCCCGGTACACGGCCCGCGCGGCGCTCGCCGACACCGAGCAGAGGCGTCTCCTCGACCTGAGCGGCCCCTCGCCCGTCCTGAACACGCGGCGGCTCTCGCTCGACTCCGCCGGGCTGCCGTGCGCCGACAGCCGGGAGACGTACCGGGCCGACCGCTACGAGGTGCGGCTCACCCTCGGCTGA
- a CDS encoding PTS transporter subunit EIIC: MSTTTAAAAPAKKRGAGLMQGMQKVGRSLQLPVAVLPAAAILLRLGQDDVFGKEGLHWGKLADVFATAGNGVFANLPLLFCVGVAIGYAKKADGSTALAALVGFLVYKNVLTAFPVDGSVTELLPKGTPQDPGVLGGIIVGLVSAMVWQRFHRTKLVDWLGFFNGRRLVPILMAFIGTCFGVVFGLAWGPVGNALGSFSEWLIGLGSVGSGIYGVFNRGLIPVGMHQFLNTFFQQQVGSFTKLDSSVVHGEIPRFFAGDPTAGQFMSGFFPIMMFGLPAAAIAIAHCARPHRRKAVMGMMVSLALTALITGVTEPIEFTFMFLAPALYAVHAVLTGLSMAVTWGLGVHDGFGFSAGLIDYLLNWKLATKPWLIIPIGLCFAVVYYVVFRFVITKFDLPTPGREPDDEAGDEADEAAVTGATTG, from the coding sequence ATGAGTACGACTACGGCTGCCGCCGCGCCCGCGAAGAAGCGCGGCGCAGGCCTGATGCAGGGCATGCAGAAGGTCGGCCGCAGCTTGCAGCTGCCGGTCGCCGTGCTGCCCGCCGCCGCGATCCTGCTGCGGCTCGGCCAGGACGACGTCTTCGGCAAGGAGGGCCTGCACTGGGGCAAGCTCGCCGACGTCTTCGCCACCGCCGGCAACGGCGTCTTCGCCAACCTCCCGCTGCTCTTCTGCGTGGGCGTGGCCATCGGCTACGCGAAGAAGGCCGACGGCTCGACCGCGCTCGCCGCCCTGGTCGGCTTCCTCGTCTACAAGAACGTGCTCACCGCGTTCCCCGTCGACGGCTCCGTCACCGAGCTGCTGCCCAAGGGCACGCCGCAGGACCCGGGTGTGCTGGGCGGCATCATCGTCGGCTTGGTCAGCGCCATGGTCTGGCAGCGCTTCCACCGGACCAAGCTGGTCGACTGGCTCGGCTTCTTCAACGGCCGCCGCCTCGTCCCGATCCTCATGGCCTTCATCGGCACCTGTTTCGGCGTGGTCTTCGGGCTGGCCTGGGGCCCGGTGGGCAACGCGCTGGGCTCGTTCAGCGAGTGGCTGATCGGTCTGGGCTCGGTGGGCTCGGGCATCTACGGCGTCTTCAACCGCGGCCTGATACCCGTCGGCATGCACCAGTTCCTCAACACGTTCTTCCAGCAGCAGGTCGGCTCCTTCACCAAGCTCGACAGCTCGGTCGTGCACGGCGAGATCCCCCGCTTCTTCGCCGGGGACCCGACCGCGGGCCAGTTCATGTCGGGCTTCTTCCCGATCATGATGTTCGGCCTGCCGGCCGCCGCGATCGCCATCGCCCACTGCGCCAGGCCGCACCGCCGCAAGGCCGTCATGGGCATGATGGTCTCGCTCGCCCTCACCGCGCTGATCACCGGTGTGACCGAGCCGATCGAATTCACCTTCATGTTCCTGGCCCCCGCCCTCTACGCGGTCCACGCGGTCCTGACCGGCCTGTCGATGGCGGTGACCTGGGGCCTGGGCGTGCACGACGGATTCGGCTTCTCGGCGGGCCTGATCGACTACCTGCTGAACTGGAAGCTCGCCACCAAGCCGTGGCTGATCATCCCCATCGGCCTGTGCTTCGCCGTCGTCTACTACGTGGTCTTCCGCTTCGTCATCACCAAGTTCGACCTGCCGACCCCCGGCCGCGAACCCGATGACGAAGCCGGCGACGAGGCCGACGAGGCGGCCGTGACCGGCGCGACGACTGGCTGA
- a CDS encoding AI-2E family transporter, which yields MYGWAEPTTPLLPEPVRRLAAWCVVVLLAAAVLALVVWLCAVFRTVVTPVLLAVLGTALLGPMHRRLVAMKVNRSLAAALTCLTVAAVVGGAGYIVVLALIETGDQIIDSLRKAGEDLAKHFGALGTSLEDVAKNSKDLLTKFGGTAASGVVTGLSVVATMLATALLAMVLIFFFLRDSDRAVAALRSMVPRTSGDLMEAMGRRAYGAVEGFMRGTTFVALVDAVLIGAGLLILRVPGAVGLAALVFVTAYIPYLGAFLSGAVAVLVALADRGWVIGLWALGVVLAVQMIEGYVLQPMVQSRTVQMHPAVVMLSITAGASAAGILGMLLAVPLTAAFFGVVSELKSRYAAQA from the coding sequence GTGTATGGATGGGCCGAGCCGACAACTCCCCTGCTGCCCGAGCCCGTACGCCGCCTCGCCGCCTGGTGCGTCGTCGTCCTCCTCGCCGCCGCCGTCCTCGCGCTCGTCGTGTGGCTGTGCGCCGTCTTCCGGACGGTGGTCACGCCCGTGCTGCTCGCCGTGCTCGGCACGGCCCTGCTCGGGCCGATGCACCGGCGGCTGGTCGCCATGAAGGTCAACCGCTCGCTCGCCGCGGCCCTCACCTGCCTGACCGTGGCCGCCGTGGTCGGCGGGGCCGGCTACATCGTGGTCCTGGCGCTCATCGAGACCGGCGACCAGATCATCGACTCCCTGCGGAAGGCCGGCGAGGACCTCGCGAAGCACTTCGGGGCGCTCGGCACCTCCCTGGAGGACGTGGCCAAGAACTCCAAGGACCTGCTCACCAAGTTCGGCGGAACCGCCGCCTCGGGCGTGGTCACCGGGCTCAGCGTGGTCGCGACGATGCTGGCGACGGCCCTGCTGGCCATGGTGCTGATCTTCTTCTTCCTCCGCGACTCCGACCGCGCCGTCGCCGCCCTGCGCTCGATGGTGCCGCGCACCTCGGGCGACCTGATGGAGGCGATGGGGCGGCGCGCGTACGGAGCCGTCGAGGGCTTCATGCGCGGCACCACCTTCGTGGCCCTGGTCGACGCCGTGCTGATCGGCGCGGGCCTGCTGATCCTGCGGGTCCCCGGGGCCGTGGGGCTGGCCGCCCTGGTGTTCGTGACCGCCTACATCCCCTACCTGGGCGCCTTCCTCTCCGGCGCCGTGGCGGTCCTCGTCGCCCTCGCCGACCGCGGCTGGGTGATCGGCCTGTGGGCGCTGGGCGTGGTGCTGGCGGTCCAGATGATCGAGGGCTACGTCCTCCAGCCGATGGTGCAGAGCCGCACCGTGCAGATGCACCCGGCGGTGGTGATGCTCTCGATCACGGCCGGGGCGAGCGCCGCCGGCATCCTCGGGATGCTGCTGGCCGTACCGCTGACCGCGGCCTTCTTCGGGGTGGTCTCGGAACTGAAGTCCCGCTACGCGGCGCAGGCCTGA
- a CDS encoding SpoIIE family protein phosphatase — MRTEDVLAAIATGLWRWDNASGTVTLDSEAARLLGLPAEPVALPEVAVRSRFHPVDWNEINGIVNLAVAEGTLAEARLRIMDEDGRVLRTVRSRSKPLENRGADGRVDYELIGTIQEIAEAQPGTTAAHTPITGDWRRSREAFLLDAGRALAEARSTSEVLRVAASLSMPGFIPDGLAVFGVSGDRLSIIGHHGHDPGDEGPFADMPLQTDYPAAEVVRTGRAIYLPSPEDYKRRFPATWPLAQRFGRISWAFLPLIVAGRTMGAWMAAFKHPVSFSPDERSVLTTVARMLAQALQRAGVAESERELTTGLQRSMMPQLGPEIPGMTLAARYVPTGGGLQVGGDWYDMIPLPSGRFALVIGDVQGHDVRAAGLMGQLRIAVRAYASEGHRPDAVLSRASRFLAGLCSEQDTGSDTGRPGTGGGAGGGVGGGGDSDFTSPRFATCLYVECDPATGLLEVARAGHPDPAVRMADGTVLMRPTAGGLPLGIVPDTDYPTTRFTLEPGETMMLCTDGLIETGGHDLDTGWARLRAILESATPDPADPEPRHLERLADLLVQAVHGPSSHHTTGPLADRREDDIAVVLLCREGEGCGCETPLLHPSRPARRTMTTVAQAEPERVGWVRRQIRELLHDWADPEQVDAAVLMVSEMVTNVLVHTDGDALLIAEAVGEIGSRRLRVEVADASDELPHKRHPGEMASSGRGVLLLEMLADDWGVDPRGEGKSTWFVLVEQSKPAEAENDS; from the coding sequence GTGCGCACAGAGGACGTCCTGGCCGCCATCGCGACCGGATTGTGGCGATGGGACAACGCGTCCGGGACGGTCACCCTCGACAGCGAGGCCGCCCGGCTGCTCGGGCTGCCCGCCGAGCCCGTCGCGCTGCCCGAGGTCGCCGTGCGCTCGCGATTCCACCCGGTGGACTGGAACGAGATCAACGGCATCGTGAACCTCGCGGTGGCCGAGGGCACCCTCGCCGAGGCCCGGCTGCGGATCATGGACGAGGACGGGCGCGTGCTGCGCACCGTACGGAGCCGTTCGAAGCCGCTGGAGAACCGGGGCGCGGACGGCCGCGTCGACTACGAGCTGATCGGCACGATCCAGGAGATAGCGGAGGCGCAGCCCGGCACCACGGCCGCGCACACCCCCATCACCGGCGACTGGCGCCGCTCGCGCGAGGCGTTCCTGCTGGACGCCGGGCGGGCGCTGGCCGAGGCCCGCTCGACCTCCGAGGTCCTGCGGGTGGCGGCCTCGCTGTCCATGCCCGGGTTCATCCCCGACGGGCTGGCCGTCTTCGGCGTGTCCGGCGACCGGCTGTCGATCATCGGCCACCACGGGCACGATCCCGGGGACGAGGGCCCCTTCGCGGACATGCCGCTGCAGACCGACTACCCGGCCGCGGAGGTCGTCCGTACCGGCCGGGCGATCTACCTGCCGAGCCCGGAGGACTACAAACGGCGCTTTCCGGCCACCTGGCCGCTCGCCCAGCGCTTCGGCAGGATCTCCTGGGCCTTCCTGCCGCTGATCGTGGCGGGACGCACCATGGGCGCCTGGATGGCCGCCTTCAAGCACCCGGTGTCCTTCTCCCCCGACGAGCGCTCCGTGCTGACGACGGTGGCCCGGATGCTCGCGCAGGCGCTCCAGCGCGCCGGGGTGGCCGAATCCGAGCGGGAGCTGACCACGGGCCTGCAGCGGTCGATGATGCCGCAGCTCGGCCCCGAGATCCCCGGGATGACGCTGGCCGCGCGCTACGTGCCCACCGGCGGCGGGCTCCAAGTCGGCGGCGACTGGTACGACATGATCCCGCTGCCGTCGGGACGGTTCGCGCTGGTCATCGGCGACGTCCAGGGCCACGACGTCCGGGCGGCCGGCCTCATGGGCCAGCTCCGGATCGCGGTGCGCGCGTACGCCTCCGAGGGCCACCGGCCCGACGCCGTGCTCTCGCGCGCCTCCCGGTTCCTGGCGGGCCTGTGCTCGGAACAGGACACCGGGTCGGACACGGGCCGCCCGGGCACGGGCGGCGGCGCCGGGGGCGGAGTCGGGGGCGGCGGGGACTCCGATTTCACCAGCCCGCGCTTCGCGACCTGCCTGTACGTGGAATGCGATCCGGCGACCGGTCTGCTGGAGGTGGCCCGCGCCGGGCACCCCGACCCGGCGGTGCGGATGGCCGACGGCACCGTCCTGATGCGGCCCACGGCGGGCGGGCTGCCGCTCGGCATCGTCCCGGACACCGACTACCCGACGACGCGGTTCACCCTGGAACCCGGCGAGACGATGATGCTCTGCACCGACGGGCTCATCGAGACGGGCGGGCACGACCTCGACACGGGCTGGGCCCGGCTGCGGGCCATCCTGGAGTCGGCGACCCCCGACCCCGCGGACCCGGAGCCCCGCCACCTGGAACGGCTGGCCGACCTGCTGGTCCAGGCGGTGCACGGCCCGTCCTCGCACCACACCACCGGCCCGCTGGCCGACCGGCGCGAGGACGACATCGCCGTCGTCCTGCTCTGCCGCGAGGGCGAGGGCTGCGGCTGCGAGACCCCGCTGCTGCACCCGTCGCGGCCGGCCCGGCGCACCATGACCACCGTCGCCCAGGCGGAGCCGGAGCGGGTCGGATGGGTCCGCCGGCAGATCCGGGAGCTGCTGCACGACTGGGCGGACCCGGAGCAGGTCGACGCGGCGGTGCTGATGGTCTCCGAGATGGTGACGAACGTACTGGTCCACACGGACGGGGACGCGCTGCTGATCGCCGAGGCGGTGGGCGAGATCGGCTCGCGCCGGCTGCGGGTGGAGGTGGCGGACGCCTCCGACGAGCTGCCGCACAAGCGGCACCCGGGAGAGATGGCGTCGAGCGGACGGGGCGTCCTGCTGCTGGAGATGCTGGCCGACGACTGGGGCGTCGACCCGCGCGGCGAGGGCAAGTCCACGTGGTTCGTCCTCGTCGAACAGTCGAAGCCCGCCGAGGCGGAGAACGACTCCTAG
- the aspS gene encoding aspartate--tRNA ligase: MHRYRSHTCGELRASDVASDVRLSGWLHNRRDLGGILFIDLRDHYGITQLVARPGTAANEALSSVTKETVVRIDGKVVSRGADNVNPELATGDIEVEVTAVEVLGAAAPLPFTINTDDGVNEERRLEYRFLDLRRERMHRNIMLRSAVIASIRSKMVALGFNEMATPILTATSPEGARDFVVPSRLNPGKFYALPQAPQQFKQLLMISGFDRYFQIAPCFRDEDARADRSPGEFYQLDVEMSFVEQEDVFQPIERLMTEIFTEFGKGRPVTSPFPRIPFRESMMKYGNDKPDLRSKLELVDITDVFEGSEFKAFAGKHVRALAVPDTAAQPRKFFDGLGEYAISLGAKGLAWVRVGEDGGLTGPIAKFLTEENVKVLTERLGLAAGHAVFFGAGEFDEVSKIMAGVRVEASKRAGQFEEDVFRFCWIVDFPMFEADEETGKIDFSHNPFSMPQGGMKDLEEKDPLDILAWQYDIVCNGIELSSGAIRNHEPEVMLKAFEIAGYEAETVEREFAGMLRAFRLGAPPHGGIAPGVDRIVMLLADEPNIRETIAFPLNGNAQDLMMGAPTILEESRLRELNIALRKPVETKTSEPVDKAVKPHQ; the protein is encoded by the coding sequence ATGCATCGGTACAGGTCCCACACGTGCGGCGAGCTTCGTGCCTCCGACGTCGCCTCCGACGTCCGGCTGAGCGGCTGGCTGCACAATCGTCGAGACCTGGGCGGCATCCTCTTCATCGATCTGCGTGACCACTACGGCATCACGCAACTCGTCGCCCGTCCCGGCACCGCCGCGAACGAGGCGCTCAGCAGCGTCACCAAGGAGACCGTCGTCCGCATCGACGGCAAGGTCGTCTCCCGCGGCGCGGACAACGTCAACCCCGAGCTCGCCACCGGCGACATCGAGGTCGAGGTCACCGCGGTCGAGGTGCTCGGCGCCGCCGCCCCGCTGCCCTTCACCATCAACACCGACGACGGGGTGAACGAGGAGCGCCGTCTGGAGTACCGCTTCCTCGACCTGCGCCGCGAGCGCATGCACCGCAACATCATGCTGCGCTCGGCCGTCATCGCCTCCATCCGCTCCAAGATGGTGGCCCTCGGCTTCAACGAGATGGCGACCCCGATCCTCACCGCGACCTCCCCCGAGGGCGCCCGTGACTTCGTCGTCCCGTCCCGCCTGAACCCGGGCAAGTTCTATGCGCTCCCGCAGGCGCCGCAGCAGTTCAAGCAGCTGCTGATGATCTCCGGCTTCGACCGGTACTTCCAGATCGCGCCCTGCTTCCGCGACGAGGACGCCCGCGCCGACCGTTCGCCGGGCGAGTTCTACCAGCTCGACGTCGAGATGTCCTTCGTCGAGCAGGAGGACGTCTTCCAGCCCATCGAGCGGCTGATGACGGAGATCTTCACCGAGTTCGGCAAGGGCCGCCCGGTCACCTCGCCGTTCCCGCGGATCCCCTTCCGCGAGTCGATGATGAAGTACGGCAACGACAAGCCCGACCTCCGGTCCAAGCTGGAACTCGTCGACATCACCGACGTGTTCGAGGGCTCGGAGTTCAAGGCGTTCGCCGGCAAGCACGTGCGCGCCCTGGCCGTCCCGGACACCGCCGCCCAGCCCCGCAAGTTCTTCGACGGCCTCGGCGAGTACGCGATCTCGCTGGGCGCCAAGGGCCTGGCCTGGGTCCGTGTGGGCGAGGACGGCGGCCTGACCGGCCCGATCGCCAAGTTCCTCACCGAGGAGAACGTCAAGGTCCTCACCGAGCGCCTCGGCCTTGCCGCCGGGCACGCCGTGTTCTTCGGCGCCGGCGAGTTCGACGAGGTCTCCAAGATCATGGCGGGCGTCCGCGTCGAGGCGTCCAAGCGCGCCGGACAGTTCGAGGAGGACGTCTTCCGCTTCTGCTGGATCGTCGACTTCCCGATGTTCGAGGCGGACGAGGAGACCGGCAAGATCGACTTCTCCCACAACCCGTTCTCCATGCCGCAGGGCGGCATGAAGGACCTGGAGGAGAAGGACCCGCTCGACATCCTGGCGTGGCAGTACGACATCGTCTGCAACGGCATCGAGCTGTCCTCCGGCGCCATCCGCAACCACGAGCCCGAGGTCATGCTGAAGGCCTTCGAGATCGCCGGTTACGAGGCCGAGACCGTCGAGCGCGAGTTCGCGGGCATGCTCCGCGCCTTCCGCCTCGGCGCCCCGCCGCACGGCGGCATCGCCCCGGGCGTGGACCGCATCGTGATGCTGCTCGCCGACGAGCCGAACATCCGCGAGACCATCGCCTTCCCGCTCAACGGCAACGCGCAGGACCTGATGATGGGCGCGCCCACCATCCTGGAGGAGTCCCGCCTGCGCGAGCTGAACATCGCGCTCCGCAAGCCGGTGGAGACCAAGACGAGCGAGCCGGTCGACAAGGCCGTCAAGCCGCACCAGTAG